One window from the genome of Lathamus discolor isolate bLatDis1 chromosome 24, bLatDis1.hap1, whole genome shotgun sequence encodes:
- the LOC136004059 gene encoding uncharacterized protein LOC136004059 isoform X1, whose product MEHRTLLLLVPLFLPCGSQGSLECEEQAVSANGMLELLPKKPVREWARVRWRTRSDAGSYQVILAAERNKPASIRKSPFSGRAVFQEEPLSLRISPVHAADAGLYEAEFEEPGGGVSPRCFRVSVWGECPGLRRCAPGLRSPLTASIPAEPLQPPHVETLVLPEARGWCNLSLLCSAAGAGPVSCSWSCSGDAAGELEPGPRLHRRVRGDADPMVCRASCSSGRCPCPWLWMSFKVPSNPSHSMNPGSLT is encoded by the exons ATGGAGCATCGCACCCTTCTCCTCCTtgtccccctcttcctcccctgtggATCCCAAG GGTCCCTGGAGTGTGAGGAACAAGCCGTGTCTGCCAACGGaatgctggagctgctgccaaAGAAACCCGTGCGGGAATGGGCGAGAGTCAGATGGAGAACGCGGTCGGATGCAGGGTCCTACCAGGTGATCCTGGCGGCTGAGAGGAACAAACCCGCCTCCATCCGCAAGAGCCCTTTCTCCGGGAGAGCAGTTTTCCAGGAGGAGCCCCTTTCCCTGCGGATCAGCCCGGTTCACGCGGCAGACGCTGGGCTCTACGAGGCAGAGTTTGAGGAGCCAGGCGGTGGTGTCAGCCCCCGGTGCTTCCGCGTGTCGGTGTGGGGTGAGTGTCCGGGTCTCAGGCGCTGTGCCCCGGGTCTCCGCTCCCCTCTGACCGCGTCCATCCCCGCAGAGCCCCTTCAGCCCCCCCATGTGGAGACCCTCGTCCTGCCCGAGGCGCGGGGCTGGTGCAACCTCTCGCTGCTCTGCAGCGCGGCCGGCGCCGGCCCCGTCTCCTGCAGCTGGTCCTGCAGCGGGGATGCGGCGGGGGAGCTGGAGCCTGGGCCGCGGCTGCACCGGCGGGTCCGTGGGGATGCCGACCCCATGGTGTGCCGAGCAtcctgctctagcggaaggtgcccctgcccgtggctttggatgagctttaaggtcccttccaacccaagccattccatGAATCCAGGATCATTAACGTGA
- the LOC136004042 gene encoding cathepsin S-like isoform X2: protein MKIGDSGLLFTVLEPQVWQSSLVPRGQARLPSLRSWCLCRVAPAARSHWSGMKLLPPIAFLAMLVVALGHPDPALDWHWQLWKKTHGKEYRHEKEEWDRRETWERNLRLVTLHNLEHSLGLHSYTLGMNHLGDMTSKEVAALLTGLSIAPRSQRISASRPQPRSRLPDTVDWREQGCVTDVKNQGACGSCWAFSAVGALEAQVKLKTGTLVSLSTQNLVDCSVPQGNRGCSGGFMTSAFQYIIDNGGIDSEESYPYKAENGTCQYNASTRAATCSKYIELPYADEEALKDAVANVGPVSVAIDATQPTFFLYKSGVYDDPQCSQEVNHGVLVIGYGTLDDKDYWLVKNSWGVRFGDEGYIRMARNRSNHCGIASYASYPLI, encoded by the exons ATGAAAATAGGAGATTCTGGTTTGCTCTTTACTGTGCTGGAGCCCCAGGTTTGGCAGAGCAGCCTCGTGCCCAG GGGTCAAGCCCGGCTCCCATCCCTCCGCTCCTGGTGCTTGTGCCGAGTCGCTCCGGCTGCCCGGTCCCATTGGAGTGGGATGAAGCTGCTGCCTCCCATCGCCTTCCTGGCCATGCTTGTGGTGGCCCTGGGGCACCCTGACCCTGCGCTGGACTGGCACTGGCAGCTCTGGAAGAAGACCCATGGCAAGGAGTATCGCCACGAG AAGGAGGAATGGGATCGACGCGAGACTTGGGAGAGGAACCTGCGCCTGGTGACGCTGCACAACCTGGAGCACTCCCTGGGGCTGCATTCCTACACGCTGGGCATGAACCACCTGGGGGACATG ACCAGCAAGGAGGTGGCAGCTTTGTTAACGGGGCTCAGCATCGCTCCCAGATCCCAGCGCATCTCCGCATCCCGCCCGCAGCCCCGCAGCCGCCTCCCGGACACGGTGGATTGGCGGGAGCAGGGATGTGTCACGGATGTGAAGAACCAG GGTGCCTGCGGCTCGTGCTGGGCCTTCAGCGCCGTGGGAGCGCTCGAGGCGCAGGTGAAGCTGAAGACGGGGACCTTGGTGTCGCTGAGCACCCAGAACCTCGTGGACTGCTCCGTGCCGCAGGGGAACCGGGGCTGCAGCGGCGGGTTCATGACCAGCGCCTTCCAGTACATCATCGACAATGGTGGGATTGACTCCGAGGAGTCCTACCCCTACAAGGCTGAG AATGGGACATGCCAATACAACGCTTCTACACGAGCTGCCACTTGCTCCAAGTACATTGAGCTGCCCTATGCTGATGAAGAAGCTCTCAAAGATGCTGTGGCCAATGTTGGACCAGTCTCTGTTGCCATTGATGCCACCCAGCCCACGTTCTTCTTGTACAAGTCAG GGGTGTACGATGACCCCCAGTGCTCACAGGAGGTGAACCACGGGGTGCTCGTCATTGGCTACGGCACCCTGGATGACAAGGATTACTGGCTCgtgaaaaacag CTGGGGTGTGCGCTTTGGAGATGAGGGCTACATCCGCATGGCAAGGAACCGCTCGAACCACTGTGGGATCGCCAGCTATGCTTCCTACCCCCTCATCTAG
- the LOC136004058 gene encoding SLAM family member 9-like isoform X2: MPLHGGHRVGGPWCALVLLVLAPMVTAGDRGSLECEEQAVSANGMLELLPKKPVREWARVRWRTRSDAGSYQVILAAERNKPASIRKSPFSGRAVFQEEPLSLRISPVHAADAGLYEAEFEEPGGGVSPRCFRVSVWEPLQPPHVETLVLPEARGWCNLSLLCSAAGAGPVSYSWSCSGDAAGELEPGPRLHRRVRGDADPIVCCCNVSNAVSWSSASASISAACRAAAAGLSSIILGWAVAVAVLALLIAIALVITCYGRRKRRMDPPGGHIEQALTVYEEVGKAQTGRDPSATRNEAASGENTIYAVICKAQGRSLPREPESRTIYSSLQPTRKSPSLRRKRLDPALISTACAEVTGCPRRPPSQIVPPARTGHHLS; encoded by the exons ATGCCCCTACACGGGGGGCACCGGGTCGGGGGTCCCTGGTGCGCGCTGGTGCTGCTGGTCCTGGCCCCGATGGTCACGGCCGGGGACCGAG GGTCCCTGGAGTGTGAGGAACAAGCCGTGTCTGCCAACGGaatgctggagctgctgccaaAGAAACCCGTGCGGGAATGGGCGAGAGTCAGATGGAGAACGCGGTCGGATGCAGGGTCCTACCAGGTGATCCTGGCGGCTGAGAGGAACAAACCCGCCTCCATCCGCAAGAGCCCTTTCTCCGGGAGAGCAGTTTTCCAGGAGGAGCCCCTTTCCCTGCGGATCAGCCCGGTTCACGCGGCAGACGCTGGGCTCTACGAGGCAGAGTTTGAGGAGCCAGGCGGTGGTGTCAGCCCCCGGTGCTTCCGCGTGTCGGTGTGGG AGCCCCTTCAGCCCCCCCATGTGGAGACCCTCGTCCTGCCCGAGGCGCGGGGCTGGTGCAACCTCTCGCTGCTCTGCAGCGCGGCCGGCGCCGGCCCCGTCTCCTACAGCTGGTCCTGCAGCGGGGATGCGGCGGGGGAGCTGGAGCCTGGGCCGCGGCTGCACCGGCGGGTCCGTGGGGATGCCGACCCCATCGTGTGCTGCTGCAACGTGAGCAACGCGGTGAGCTGGAGCTCGGCCAGCGCCAGCATCTCGGCAGCCTGTCGGGCCGCGGCCGCCG GGCTTTCCAGCATCATTCTAGGCTGGGCAGTGGCAGTGGCTGTGCTGGCCCTGCTCATCGCCATAGCCCTTGTCATCACCTGCTACGGGCGGCGGAAACGACGAATGGATCCCCCAGGAG GACACATCGAGCAGGCACTCACTGTCTACGAGGAGGTGGGAAAAGCCCAAACAGGCCGAGACCCT AGCGCAACGAGAAACGAGGCTGCATCGGGAGAAAACACCATCTATGCCGTCATCTGCAAAGCACAG GGCCGCAGTCTCCCCCGGGAGCCCGAGAGCAGAACCATTTACTCCAGTCTCCAGCCCACCAGGAAG TCTCCATCTCTCAGGAGGAAGAGGCTGGACCCAGCTTTGATTTCCACTGCCTGTGCAGAG GTTACGGGGTGCCCCAGACGCCCCCCATCACAGATCGTGCCCCCGGCTCGTACCGGCCACCACCTCTCCTAG
- the LOC136004042 gene encoding cathepsin S-like isoform X1, with product MKSEHFLTSWLVICLLSRLRGHGQPGSGDAALSPLSPLTPHTLPGPCRSVPTTRRSLSRGQARLPSLRSWCLCRVAPAARSHWSGMKLLPPIAFLAMLVVALGHPDPALDWHWQLWKKTHGKEYRHEKEEWDRRETWERNLRLVTLHNLEHSLGLHSYTLGMNHLGDMTSKEVAALLTGLSIAPRSQRISASRPQPRSRLPDTVDWREQGCVTDVKNQGACGSCWAFSAVGALEAQVKLKTGTLVSLSTQNLVDCSVPQGNRGCSGGFMTSAFQYIIDNGGIDSEESYPYKAENGTCQYNASTRAATCSKYIELPYADEEALKDAVANVGPVSVAIDATQPTFFLYKSGVYDDPQCSQEVNHGVLVIGYGTLDDKDYWLVKNSWGVRFGDEGYIRMARNRSNHCGIASYASYPLI from the exons atgaaatcaGAGCATTTCCTCACTTCCTGGCTCGTGATTTGTCTGCTGAGCAGGCTCCGAGGCCACGGGCAGCCTGGCAGTGGGGACGCTGCTCTGTCCCCACTGTCCCCACTGACCCCACACACGCTGCCGGGGCCCTGCAGGTCAGTGCCCACCACCAGGAGAAGCCTTTCCAG GGGTCAAGCCCGGCTCCCATCCCTCCGCTCCTGGTGCTTGTGCCGAGTCGCTCCGGCTGCCCGGTCCCATTGGAGTGGGATGAAGCTGCTGCCTCCCATCGCCTTCCTGGCCATGCTTGTGGTGGCCCTGGGGCACCCTGACCCTGCGCTGGACTGGCACTGGCAGCTCTGGAAGAAGACCCATGGCAAGGAGTATCGCCACGAG AAGGAGGAATGGGATCGACGCGAGACTTGGGAGAGGAACCTGCGCCTGGTGACGCTGCACAACCTGGAGCACTCCCTGGGGCTGCATTCCTACACGCTGGGCATGAACCACCTGGGGGACATG ACCAGCAAGGAGGTGGCAGCTTTGTTAACGGGGCTCAGCATCGCTCCCAGATCCCAGCGCATCTCCGCATCCCGCCCGCAGCCCCGCAGCCGCCTCCCGGACACGGTGGATTGGCGGGAGCAGGGATGTGTCACGGATGTGAAGAACCAG GGTGCCTGCGGCTCGTGCTGGGCCTTCAGCGCCGTGGGAGCGCTCGAGGCGCAGGTGAAGCTGAAGACGGGGACCTTGGTGTCGCTGAGCACCCAGAACCTCGTGGACTGCTCCGTGCCGCAGGGGAACCGGGGCTGCAGCGGCGGGTTCATGACCAGCGCCTTCCAGTACATCATCGACAATGGTGGGATTGACTCCGAGGAGTCCTACCCCTACAAGGCTGAG AATGGGACATGCCAATACAACGCTTCTACACGAGCTGCCACTTGCTCCAAGTACATTGAGCTGCCCTATGCTGATGAAGAAGCTCTCAAAGATGCTGTGGCCAATGTTGGACCAGTCTCTGTTGCCATTGATGCCACCCAGCCCACGTTCTTCTTGTACAAGTCAG GGGTGTACGATGACCCCCAGTGCTCACAGGAGGTGAACCACGGGGTGCTCGTCATTGGCTACGGCACCCTGGATGACAAGGATTACTGGCTCgtgaaaaacag CTGGGGTGTGCGCTTTGGAGATGAGGGCTACATCCGCATGGCAAGGAACCGCTCGAACCACTGTGGGATCGCCAGCTATGCTTCCTACCCCCTCATCTAG
- the LOC136004059 gene encoding uncharacterized protein LOC136004059 isoform X2 encodes MEHRTLLLLVPLFLPCGSQGSLECEEQAVSANGMLELLPKKPVREWARVRWRTRSDAGSYQVILAAERNKPASIRKSPFSGRAVFQEEPLSLRISPVHAADAGLYEAEFEEPGGGVSPRCFRVSVWEPLQPPHVETLVLPEARGWCNLSLLCSAAGAGPVSCSWSCSGDAAGELEPGPRLHRRVRGDADPMVCRASCSSGRCPCPWLWMSFKVPSNPSHSMNPGSLT; translated from the exons ATGGAGCATCGCACCCTTCTCCTCCTtgtccccctcttcctcccctgtggATCCCAAG GGTCCCTGGAGTGTGAGGAACAAGCCGTGTCTGCCAACGGaatgctggagctgctgccaaAGAAACCCGTGCGGGAATGGGCGAGAGTCAGATGGAGAACGCGGTCGGATGCAGGGTCCTACCAGGTGATCCTGGCGGCTGAGAGGAACAAACCCGCCTCCATCCGCAAGAGCCCTTTCTCCGGGAGAGCAGTTTTCCAGGAGGAGCCCCTTTCCCTGCGGATCAGCCCGGTTCACGCGGCAGACGCTGGGCTCTACGAGGCAGAGTTTGAGGAGCCAGGCGGTGGTGTCAGCCCCCGGTGCTTCCGCGTGTCGGTGTGGG AGCCCCTTCAGCCCCCCCATGTGGAGACCCTCGTCCTGCCCGAGGCGCGGGGCTGGTGCAACCTCTCGCTGCTCTGCAGCGCGGCCGGCGCCGGCCCCGTCTCCTGCAGCTGGTCCTGCAGCGGGGATGCGGCGGGGGAGCTGGAGCCTGGGCCGCGGCTGCACCGGCGGGTCCGTGGGGATGCCGACCCCATGGTGTGCCGAGCAtcctgctctagcggaaggtgcccctgcccgtggctttggatgagctttaaggtcccttccaacccaagccattccatGAATCCAGGATCATTAACGTGA
- the LOC136004058 gene encoding uncharacterized protein LOC136004058 isoform X1, with protein MPLHGGHRVGGPWCALVLLVLAPMVTAGDRGSLECEEQAVSANGMLELLPKKPVREWARVRWRTRSDAGSYQVILAAERNKPASIRKSPFSGRAVFQEEPLSLRISPVHAADAGLYEAEFEEPGGGVSPRCFRVSVWGECPGLRRCAPGLRSPLTASIPAEPLQPPHVETLVLPEARGWCNLSLLCSAAGAGPVSYSWSCSGDAAGELEPGPRLHRRVRGDADPIVCCCNVSNAVSWSSASASISAACRAAAAGLSSIILGWAVAVAVLALLIAIALVITCYGRRKRRMDPPGGHIEQALTVYEEVGKAQTGRDPSATRNEAASGENTIYAVICKAQGRSLPREPESRTIYSSLQPTRKSPSLRRKRLDPALISTACAEVTGCPRRPPSQIVPPARTGHHLS; from the exons ATGCCCCTACACGGGGGGCACCGGGTCGGGGGTCCCTGGTGCGCGCTGGTGCTGCTGGTCCTGGCCCCGATGGTCACGGCCGGGGACCGAG GGTCCCTGGAGTGTGAGGAACAAGCCGTGTCTGCCAACGGaatgctggagctgctgccaaAGAAACCCGTGCGGGAATGGGCGAGAGTCAGATGGAGAACGCGGTCGGATGCAGGGTCCTACCAGGTGATCCTGGCGGCTGAGAGGAACAAACCCGCCTCCATCCGCAAGAGCCCTTTCTCCGGGAGAGCAGTTTTCCAGGAGGAGCCCCTTTCCCTGCGGATCAGCCCGGTTCACGCGGCAGACGCTGGGCTCTACGAGGCAGAGTTTGAGGAGCCAGGCGGTGGTGTCAGCCCCCGGTGCTTCCGCGTGTCGGTGTGGGGTGAGTGTCCGGGTCTCAGGCGCTGTGCCCCGGGTCTCCGCTCCCCTCTGACCGCGTCCATCCCCGCAGAGCCCCTTCAGCCCCCCCATGTGGAGACCCTCGTCCTGCCCGAGGCGCGGGGCTGGTGCAACCTCTCGCTGCTCTGCAGCGCGGCCGGCGCCGGCCCCGTCTCCTACAGCTGGTCCTGCAGCGGGGATGCGGCGGGGGAGCTGGAGCCTGGGCCGCGGCTGCACCGGCGGGTCCGTGGGGATGCCGACCCCATCGTGTGCTGCTGCAACGTGAGCAACGCGGTGAGCTGGAGCTCGGCCAGCGCCAGCATCTCGGCAGCCTGTCGGGCCGCGGCCGCCG GGCTTTCCAGCATCATTCTAGGCTGGGCAGTGGCAGTGGCTGTGCTGGCCCTGCTCATCGCCATAGCCCTTGTCATCACCTGCTACGGGCGGCGGAAACGACGAATGGATCCCCCAGGAG GACACATCGAGCAGGCACTCACTGTCTACGAGGAGGTGGGAAAAGCCCAAACAGGCCGAGACCCT AGCGCAACGAGAAACGAGGCTGCATCGGGAGAAAACACCATCTATGCCGTCATCTGCAAAGCACAG GGCCGCAGTCTCCCCCGGGAGCCCGAGAGCAGAACCATTTACTCCAGTCTCCAGCCCACCAGGAAG TCTCCATCTCTCAGGAGGAAGAGGCTGGACCCAGCTTTGATTTCCACTGCCTGTGCAGAG GTTACGGGGTGCCCCAGACGCCCCCCATCACAGATCGTGCCCCCGGCTCGTACCGGCCACCACCTCTCCTAG
- the LOC136004058 gene encoding uncharacterized protein LOC136004058 isoform X3: MPLHGGHRVGGPWCALVLLVLAPMVTAGDRGSLECEEQAVSANGMLELLPKKPVREWARVRWRTRSDAGSYQVILAAERNKPASIRKSPFSGRAVFQEEPLSLRISPVHAADAGLYEAEFEEPGGGVSPRCFRVSVWGECPGLRRCAPGLRSPLTASIPAEPLQPPHVETLVLPEARGWCNLSLLCSAAGAGPVSYSWSCSGDAAGELEPGPRLHRRVRGDADPIVCCCNVSNAVSWSSASASISAACRAAAAGHIEQALTVYEEVGKAQTGRDPSATRNEAASGENTIYAVICKAQGRSLPREPESRTIYSSLQPTRKSPSLRRKRLDPALISTACAEVTGCPRRPPSQIVPPARTGHHLS; this comes from the exons ATGCCCCTACACGGGGGGCACCGGGTCGGGGGTCCCTGGTGCGCGCTGGTGCTGCTGGTCCTGGCCCCGATGGTCACGGCCGGGGACCGAG GGTCCCTGGAGTGTGAGGAACAAGCCGTGTCTGCCAACGGaatgctggagctgctgccaaAGAAACCCGTGCGGGAATGGGCGAGAGTCAGATGGAGAACGCGGTCGGATGCAGGGTCCTACCAGGTGATCCTGGCGGCTGAGAGGAACAAACCCGCCTCCATCCGCAAGAGCCCTTTCTCCGGGAGAGCAGTTTTCCAGGAGGAGCCCCTTTCCCTGCGGATCAGCCCGGTTCACGCGGCAGACGCTGGGCTCTACGAGGCAGAGTTTGAGGAGCCAGGCGGTGGTGTCAGCCCCCGGTGCTTCCGCGTGTCGGTGTGGGGTGAGTGTCCGGGTCTCAGGCGCTGTGCCCCGGGTCTCCGCTCCCCTCTGACCGCGTCCATCCCCGCAGAGCCCCTTCAGCCCCCCCATGTGGAGACCCTCGTCCTGCCCGAGGCGCGGGGCTGGTGCAACCTCTCGCTGCTCTGCAGCGCGGCCGGCGCCGGCCCCGTCTCCTACAGCTGGTCCTGCAGCGGGGATGCGGCGGGGGAGCTGGAGCCTGGGCCGCGGCTGCACCGGCGGGTCCGTGGGGATGCCGACCCCATCGTGTGCTGCTGCAACGTGAGCAACGCGGTGAGCTGGAGCTCGGCCAGCGCCAGCATCTCGGCAGCCTGTCGGGCCGCGGCCGCCG GACACATCGAGCAGGCACTCACTGTCTACGAGGAGGTGGGAAAAGCCCAAACAGGCCGAGACCCT AGCGCAACGAGAAACGAGGCTGCATCGGGAGAAAACACCATCTATGCCGTCATCTGCAAAGCACAG GGCCGCAGTCTCCCCCGGGAGCCCGAGAGCAGAACCATTTACTCCAGTCTCCAGCCCACCAGGAAG TCTCCATCTCTCAGGAGGAAGAGGCTGGACCCAGCTTTGATTTCCACTGCCTGTGCAGAG GTTACGGGGTGCCCCAGACGCCCCCCATCACAGATCGTGCCCCCGGCTCGTACCGGCCACCACCTCTCCTAG
- the CTSK gene encoding cathepsin K, with amino-acid sequence MWWPTLLALLVPAVAQLHPERELDAQWDLWKKTHRKQYNGKADEAARRLIWEKNLKYINTHNLEHALGVHTFELAMNHLGDLTSEEVVRTMTGLKVPRGRPRRNETLYVPDWTERAPAAVDWRRKGYVTPVKNQGQCGSCWAFSSVGALEGQLKRRTGKLLSLSPQNLVDCVANNDGCGGGYMTNAFEYVRQNRGIDSEDAYPYIGQDESCMYSPTGKAAKCRGYREIPEGNEKALKRAVARIGPVSVGIDASLPSFQFYSRGVYYDESCNAQNINHAVLAVGYGTQKGTKHWIIKNSWGEEWGNKGYVLLARNMNNACGIANLASFPRM; translated from the exons ATGTGGTGGCCCacgctgctggccctgctggtcCCTGCGGTGGCCCAGTTACACCCGGAGCGGGAGCTGGATGCCCAGTGGGACCTATGGAAGAAAACCCACCGCAAGCAGTACAACGGCAAG GCAGACGAGGCGGCGCGGAGGCTGATCTGGGAGAAGAACCTCAAGTACATCAACACCCACAACCTGGAGCACGCGTTGGGCGTTCACACCTTCGAGCTGGCCATGAACCACTTGGGTGACTTG ACCAGCGAGGAGGTGGTGAGGACAATGACAGGGTTGAAGGTGCCCCGTGGCCGTCCCCGTCGCAACGAGACGCTCTATGTCCCCGACTGGACCGAGAGGGCCCCGGCAGCCGTGGACTGGAGGAGGAAAGGCTACGTGACCCCTGTCAAGAACCAG GGCCAGTGCGGCTCGTGCTGGGCGTTCAGCTCGGTGGGTGCCCTGGAGGGGCAGCTCAAGCGCAGGACGGGGAAGCTGCTGTCCCTCAGCCCTCAGAACCTGGTGGATTGCGTGGCCAACAACGACGGCTGCGGCGGCGGGTACATGACCAATGCCTTCGAGTACGTGCGGCAGAACCGCGGCATCGACTCCGAGGATGCCTACCCCTACATCGGCCAG GACGAGAGCTGCATGTACAGCCCCACGGGCAAAGCAGCCAAGTGCCGCGGCTACCGCGAGATCCCCGAGGGGAACGAGAAGGCTTTGAAGAGGGCAGTGGCCAGGATCGGCCCCGTCTCGGTGGGCATCGACGCCAGTCTCCCCTCCTTCCAGTTCTACAGCCGCG gCGTGTACTATGATGAGAGCTGCAACGCCCAGAACATCAACCACGCGGTGCTGGCGGTGGGCTACGGCACGCAGAAAGGCACCAAGCACTGGATCATCAAGAACAG CTGGGGCGAGGAGTGGGGCAACAAGGGCTACGTGCTCCTGGCGCGCAACATGAACAACGCCTGCGGCATCGCCAACCTCGCCAGCTTCCCCAGGATGTGA